The genomic region GTGGTCGCCCGTTCGAAACCTTTGTGGTGTGCGACGACGGCATCGGCCTGCACATAGACGTTGTTGAGGATCGTGGTGCCGCTGCCGGTGGTTCGCTGGCCAAAGCCATCCCAGTCATCGATAATCTCGACGCCTTCCGTGCCCCGCGCCACGAATGACATGGTCAGCCTGTCGTCGGCATCGAGCGCGAAGATCGTAACCCAGTCGGCAAAAAGAACGCCCGTCGAATAGAACTTGCGACCGTTGATACGATGGCCGATGCCGTCCCTGGTAATGCGGGTGTTGTAGTGGCCGACCGTCTTGGTGCCTTTTTCCGATAATGCATTGCCGAACCGGTCGCCTGCCAGCGCCCGACCGAAGAAAAAGCGTTTCTGCTCTTCGCTGCCGTCGACCCGCAGCGCTTCAAGAATATAAAAATGGTTCTGGGGAATCTGCCCGATCGACGCATCCGCTTCGGCAAGGATGGCAGTGACCTCGGCCAAGACAGCATTTGAGACATCGAGACCGCCATATTCGGATGGCACAGTGATCGCGAGCAGTCCGGAGCGCGACAAGGCATCCAGTTCGGCAAAGGGCATCGTCCGCTCCAGATCTCGAGCGGACGCCGTTTGGGCAAAGACCTTTGCCAGCGTTCTCGCGGTCGAAATCGCGTCTTCCTCGCTCTTCAGCGCGAGCACCGGTTCCGCACCGTCTCGGTTAAGCAGCCGCAGTTCACCCATAGGCTTTCCTCCCGTCGCATCTTCCTGCAAAGGTACGGACGAGCCGTTCGGCTTAAAAGTTAAAACCACCTATTTTATAGACCTAG from Rhizobium tumorigenes harbors:
- a CDS encoding SfnB family sulfur acquisition oxidoreductase, which encodes MGELRLLNRDGAEPVLALKSEEDAISTARTLAKVFAQTASARDLERTMPFAELDALSRSGLLAITVPSEYGGLDVSNAVLAEVTAILAEADASIGQIPQNHFYILEALRVDGSEEQKRFFFGRALAGDRFGNALSEKGTKTVGHYNTRITRDGIGHRINGRKFYSTGVLFADWVTIFALDADDRLTMSFVARGTEGVEIIDDWDGFGQRTTGSGTTILNNVYVQADAVVAHHKGFERATTIGSVGQIIHAGIDLGIARAAFQDTITFVNTQSRPWTNSGVDKASDDPLTIAKLGQIAIRIEAASAVVERAGRKIDIAQIDPTEANAIDATLAVATAKVLTSEIALEASTTLFELAGTSSTRAGLNLDRHWRNARTHTLHDPVRWKYHVIGNYHLNGVKPPRSGAL